From Ipomoea triloba cultivar NCNSP0323 chromosome 5, ASM357664v1, the proteins below share one genomic window:
- the LOC116021045 gene encoding uncharacterized protein LOC116021045 codes for MGDEAGEALLKKKNKALGRSKSHAFDELHSFRSWLKWMCVDQSDRCSTVLSWTVFLLMTVVVPCFSHFFLACSGCDSKHSRPYDIIVQLSLSGVAALSFVCLSGFVRKYGLRRFLFFDKLCDESEAVRKCYTEQLNRSIRILFIFVMPCLAAESAYKIWWYTSGGTQIPFLGNAVVSDVFACTLELCSWLYRTVVFFLVCVLFRLICYLQILRLQDFAQVFHQDSNVESVLREHLRIRRYLRIISHRYRVFILWALVFITASQFASLLVTTRATADLHIYKSGELALCSLSLLAGLMILLRSATRITHKAQGVTCLAAKWHVCATIDSFDTVEAETPQIAQIPSTDCVFPVTSDPSSDADDVGEEEDELDNTNFVHSYAFSTISFQKRQALVTYFENNRAGITIYGFMLDRTSLHTIFGIELSLVLWLLGKTVGIS; via the exons ATGGGGGATGAAGCTGGGGAAGCGCtgctgaagaagaagaacaaggcGTTAGGGCGCAGCAAATCGCACGCATTCGACGAGCTGCATAGCTTCAGGTCATGGCTGAAATGGATGTGCGTGGATCAGTCGGACCGGTGCTCCACCGTGCTCTCGTGGACCGTTTTCCTGTTGATGACCGTCGTCGTGCCTTGCTTCTCGCACTTCTTCCTCGCCTGCAGCGGCTGCGACAGTAAACACAGTAGGCCCTACGATATCATTGTTCAGCTCTCCCTCAGTGGCGTCGCCGCCCTCTCCTTCGTCTGCCTCTCCGGCTTCGTCCGGAAATACGGCCTCCGTAGGTTCCTGTTCTTTGATAAGCTTTGCGACGAGAGCGAGGCGGTCAGGAAATGCTACACTGAACAGCTCAAT AGATCAATAAGGATCCTTTTCATCTTTGTCATGCCTTGTCTTGCTGCTGAAAGTGCATACAAGATATGGTGGTACACCTCAGGTGGGACCCAAATCCCATTCTTGGGCAATGCTGTTGTGAGTGATGTCTTTGCCTGCACACTGGAGCTGTGCTCTTGGCTTTACAGGACGGTGGTCTTCTTCCTTGTGTGTGTTCTATTCCGTCTCATCTGCTACCTCCAGATTCTCAGACTGCAAGATTTCGCTCAGGTATTCCATCAAGACTCCAATGTGGAATCGGTGTTAAGGGAGCACCTCAGGATCAGAAGGTATTTGCGGATTATAAGCCACAGATACCGCGTTTTCATCTTGTGGGCATTGGTATTCATCACAGCTAGTCAATTCGCGTCTCTTCTTGTGACTACACGTGCCACTGCAGATCTCCATATCTACAAGAGTGGTGAACTTGCG CTCTGCTCGCTCAGTCTTCTTGCTGGCCTCATGATACTACTGAGAAGTGCAACAAGAATTACCCACAAAGCACAAGGAGTGACATGCCTTGCAGCTAAGTGGCATGTGTGTGCAACAATAGACTCGTTCGATACAGTCGAGGCTGAGACTCCACAAATTGCTCAGATTCCTTCAACAGACTGTGTGTTCCCTGTGACTTCTGATCCATCTTCTGATGCTGACGATGTTGGTGAAGAAGAAGACGAGCTAGACAACACAAACTTTGTTCATTCATATGCCTTTAGCACAATTTCGTTTCAAAAAAGACAGGCCTTGG TTACATATTTTGAGAACAACAGAGCAGGTATTACAATATATGGATTCATGTTGGACCGGACATCGCTTCACACAATATTTGGTATAGAATTGTCACTGGTGCTGTGGTTGCTGGGGAAAACAGTTGGCATTTCTTGA
- the LOC116020555 gene encoding EH domain-containing protein 1-like gives MMNSFRASFKRDDSKVKALEWSSSKGKDSKESILDIDDAPINRCSKQHEKTYQEWFACADSDGDGRITGNDATKFFGMANLSRQDLKQVQLQNSLSIRS, from the exons ATGATGAACAGTTTTCGAGCTAGTTTCAAAAGGGATGATTCAAAGGTGAAGGCGCTGGAATGGAGCAGTTCAAAAGGAAAGGACTCAAAGGAGTCGATCTTGGACATCGATGATGCTCCCATTAACCGCTGCTCCAAACAACACGAGAAGACATATCAGGAATGGTTCGCCTGCGCTGATTCAG atGGAGATGGACGCATCACCGGAAACGACGCCACGAAATTCTTCGGCATGGCCAACTTGTCTCGTCAGGATCTTAAGCAGGTTCAGTTACAAAATTCTTTATCTATTCGATCATAA